The DNA window AGTTGAATTGTTCATGACCGGTTGCTTTTGCCCGACCAGGGTCCCCAACGACTTCTACAGACAAACCATTGGGACGATAGCCAATAATCGTGTTATGTGGAGCAGAAAAGAACATTTCCACCGCAACGCGATTTTCGTAAACGCTATCCACTATCGATGAAGATGTTGACTCTTTGTTAACCATCGCTTTCATATGCAGAGTACGGCTGCGACGTTGACGCTCTGGTGTATCAGCCAGGCAAAAATAATAGCCGACAACATCAATATCAATAATGGGGCAAACCGCAAGCTCAAATGCCTCTTGGGTCGTGCCATTCCAGCCAACATCAACCAAAGCGATTTTATTGCCAGCTTTCACGCCAGATTGGCACAGATACATAAATAAGCCGCGACGATTCCTACTACAAACTTTCATAATTTCACTGCGATAGCCAAACATCAGTTGGCCAAGTACCTCGTGGTCCTCGATACTAATACGCCGCTGCGGATCAATCCCTAAATTCTGAAGAACCGCATCTGCAGGCGGGCAAACACCGATCCGCTCAAACAGTTCTCCCGGAGAAAGACCAACACTGCCAGAAAGCAAAAACGGGATATTCTGCTCAAAGTTTTCTTCAGTAATCAATGCCAGATTAAAAGCAATACGAGAGCCCAGAAAATAGTGGAACTCCGGGAGTTGATCTGCACAGTAGTTTTTCGCCAGGCGTTCCAAAGCATAGCCATCGCGAGAAACAAATAGCACGACATCAACAGCATCCTGTTTCGCCTGTTGCGTAATCCAATGAAGGAATCCAAAGTTAGCAGGCCCACCAAATTGATATCCCAACGCCTGAAAAGTACCTGGCGTGATCTTTTCTGCATCGTCCGTATTGAGTAAACCTTGCGCCATTGAGGTTGCAATGCATTGCTTTTTATCCCCCAGATACGCGACATCCCGAACATAATGGAACGCGGCCAAACCTCTCTCTTGTGGGCGCTGAACATCGGCAAGGTAATTATCACCAATGTGCAAGACTTGCGAAGCAACAACGCCACAAGCACTAACTACGCTATCAAACAACTCACCGCTATCACGCTTGGTCGCATTACGGTCAGCAGAAATAAATAGCGGAACTTGCTCCAAACCATAGCGTTTCAGTACGTCAACAAAAAAATTGGCGGAGAAATACATATCGGAGGTGATAACAACCGTTTTTTCACTCGCCACTAATTGCTGAAATAATGGAAACAATTCTTTGTTCGGTTGAACCAGTTCTAGTTCAAGGCTGTATTCCGCTTGCTGAATAGCATCCCGCTGATGCTGCGGCAGCGGAAACTTGTCATAGATGTTTTGTAGCGTGATCTCTTTACGCCCATCCTTTGTCATCTGGCGGAAAGCCTCCGCCTGCGCTTTACGACGTTGCGCCTTGAAATCAGCAATATTGAATTGTATGCCAAGGAGATCAAACGCATCTTCCGGATGAGTTAATGGACGAACAAAAAGCGTATCAAAAAAGTCAAAAGAAATGACCGATGCCTTATCAATCGCATTGCTCAATGCATCCATGTTCAATCGCTCAGCTCCCTGTCCGTAATCACCTTTAGTATCTTTTTTCATCATTTACGAATCTCAAAACAAGCACTATTAGGCGCAAAATTTACATTATAAAATGGGTCATACTGGAAAAAGTGTGGATGTAGAGCATTCAACTGCCCCAGTTCACGCTGTAGACGAGCAACCTTTTCTTGGTCCATATGATCTAATCCGCGGCTGACCGACTCATGATGAATCAGTGTCACACTTTGACACATCACGTTATATAAGCCCGCTTCACATAAACGCATACACAGATCAACATCATTGTAAGCCACGGGGAATTGTTCGTTGAAGCCGCCCACTTGTTCAAACTTGCGGCGCTCTACCATCAGGCAAGCACCAGTGACAATCAGCCAGTTGTATTCAATCTGGTTACGCAGGAAGTAACCAGGAATATCTTTGTGAGAATGCATATAGGCGTGCATTGGGCCATTTTGCAAATTAATCACACCGGCATGCTGCATTGTGGCACCATCGCCATATAACAGCTTCGCTCCCACCGCACCTACATGGCTCAGTTGTGCGTAACCGCCCATGCGCTCTAGCCAGTCAGCATGTAAGACTTCTGTATCGTCATTGAGGAATAACAGTAGCTCTCCTTTTGCCTGTCTGCTGCCTAGATTATTCAACTCAGAGAAATTGAATGGCGCATCATGACGAACGACAGAAATCTGTTCCTTGGCGCTAACCATCTCTAAATAGGCCAACGTTCCGGCATCTTTTGAGCCATTATCAACAATGATAATCTCGAAGTTGCGATAAGCCGTTTTATCCAAAATCGACTCAATACAACGCTTCAAGACCACATGGTTATCACGGGTAGGGACAATGATAGAAATGCAGGCATTATCACGAAGAGCATAATTGACACGGAAATAACCCGGATAATTAGGCAGTTCTTCAACGGTCCCCTTCAAACCACGGCGTTCAAGTGCACTTTCACGCACAGCGCGGGACGCCGCCAACACATAAGGCTTCGCTGTCATATCCGAAGCTACCGAAGCCGGAATAATGCGCCAGTGATACAATATCTTTGGTATATGGCTAATACGGTGGGTTATCTCCGTCAAACGCAAGATAAAGTCCCAATCTTGGCAACCATTAAACTCAGAGCGCAGCCCACCAACGGCTTTTGCCACACTAAGTCTCACGCAAGCTACATGACAAGTATACATAGTCCCCATCATGGTATCAGGCGACCAGTCAGGCTTAAAGTGCGGCTGAGAATAATCGCCGTCGGGGGTAAATTTGTCTTCATCACTATAAATGAAATCCGGATCTTCCCGGTTGATACAAAGCGCTAGTTCATATAAACAATCATCGGTTAACTCATCGTCGTGATCGAGGAAAACGATGAAATCGCCATCAGCATTATCGATCGCCACATTGGTCGCACCAGCAATCCCTTGATTCTTTTCCATATGAATCACTTTAATTTTGGGATCATTGAACGCATCAAGAGCCTTTTTAGTTTCCTCTAATGGACTGGCATCGTTTGCCAAAATAAGCTGCCAATCGGAATACCACTGCGAGCGAACGGAGTTAACCATCTTCTCCAACAGATCCAACGGGGTATTATAAATAGGAACAATAATTGAGAAGCGAGGACGCTGCTGCATATTATTCAATTGCTCTTCCAGATCGTATGGGCGCTGTGTCGGTATATAAACATACTCGTCTGGATGTTTAGCAAAGTGATACATCCCGTCCCGATGATGGGAAATAAATGTGGCAGGCGTGGCTCTATCAACGCTGTGTGTGGCAGCAACAGAGGAATACGCCGGATGATGCAAAAACCAGCTTGGCTTGAGCTTCATTGCAAGCCTGAGTAGACGCCCTTTATAGCCTTCTGGCAGACGATAGTACAGAGAACGAGCGAACTCTCTAACATTGCGTTTAACTGGCGCCATCAAAGGATGGCATGAAACTGCAGCAAGCCCTCGGTTCCCTACGCGTTTTGTAGCATGCAAGATTTTCCCTACATTCAGCTTACAACGTTGCCCAATATAAAACAGCCGGTGGAACACCAGGCGAGTAGGTTTTCTCAGGAAAACCGGAACCCTTCTTCCCATCACACGCAATGGCGCTGACAGTTTCCAACTGGACGAATGCAGGATCTGCCAGACCTGATGTTCATATTCCGCCAATAATCTCGTTTGCTGAGCAATATGTTGCTCCATCACTTCAATATTATGCTGTAAGGCAGCAATCTGAGCATCTTTCGCCGAAATTTGATCATGAAATTTTTCACTATGCATCGTTTCAATTTCCTTTTGTAACGAACTAACATCATCTTTTAACCCATCGATCAATTCCATTGTCTTTCTAACTTCATCATCTTTTATAGCAAGCTGCGTTTCACTACGGAGATACTCATCTTGAATATGAGTTAACTGATTCTTCAAAGCACCAACTGAAGCAATGCGCATTGGTAACTCAAGCGCAGTAAGGACTTCATAGATATTATGGCTATCCTTGTTTTCGATTGATGCCATAAACTCTGACTCTTGATCCAAATATTTCTTTAAGTCTTCTGGTTCTATGGCAAAACCTATTTCCCTCACAACCGCATAGGAAATGTCTACAATATTTGAAGAAGATAAATGTTGACTATATGCAACAGAGGTTAAACGCAATAACGAATGGAATATTCCTCGGAATATAGCATAACCAAGAGTGATATCCTGCTGGGCATGCCACTCCAAATCAAAAAACACGACAGAGTTATCTTTTTGTCTGATAGCATTGAATGGCATAGCATCCTGATAATGGCTCTTCAGCAAAAAATCTTTATCGTAATCTGTAGTGGCTTTTGCCATTGACAGTAAAGAATCAATCCACTCCTTTGCCCACAGTGCAACTTGCGTTAATGACCAATCGGGACGGTTGACGATATCAACCAAATCCAACCACAAACTGTTACCTGAGTAAAAAGCATCAACGCTTTTAATACGTTGCAGAGCTGCACCTTCATGCTCATCCTGAACTAGGGGGACGCTATTCACCACTAACTCGCCATCAGAGACAACTTCAAACGTAGTGATTTTATTGAATTCGGGCAAACGTCCATCAGAATAATGATAAGCCGCTACACCGGGCGTCAGTTCCAATTGAGTCTGTTGACTGGCAACGACCAAGAATGAGTTGGCTAAATCAACCGCCAAGCCATTACTCCATGCATTTCGAGTTCCCTGCTCAACCGAGAATAAATTTTCAGGAACACCCTGAATATCTTTATTGCTACTCTCAATAGCAAGTTGTGAAAGTTCGTGAGAATAACGCCGCCAACCTATCGGCGTAACTATAGATACAGGTAATTTATAGTCAGGCAGAGGAATATATTCCTGCGTATCTATAAATCCATTTTGATTAAGTAATGTAAGCAATTCATGGCGACCAAATGTGGCAACGCTGCTTTCTGTATAGGAATTATTAATCCCAAACATAGGCTGCCCAACATGATCCTCATTAGCACCTGCAAAATACTTAATACCAAGCTTATTCTCAATAGCGACGAATAGCTTTCCATCCTTAACTAAACGCTGGCGACAAAAATCCAGCAATGTATTTTGCCCATTCTTACCCAAGAACATGCGTGCATATTCCAGTACGCCAATCAACATCACACCATCAAAAGCGCCCAAATCAGGTAAAATATCACTTGGGGAACAAATAACATCCACATTGGGCAGATCACGACAGCGTTGGCGTGCAATTTGAGCGCGCCTGAAGCTCCCCTCAACGGATACTACCTGCGCACCACATTCAGCCAAAAAACGCGTAATAGCGCCGCAACCACAACCAATTTCCAGAATGCGTTTGCCTGCAAACCATTGACGGAAAGGCTTAAGCAAATTGGAACGGCGGGAAGTAAGATGATAAGTTGATGGCCAATCCTTCATCTTGGCAGCGAGTTCCAATGAGTTTACACTGAGATCATCAGCATGCGTAACAGCATCCAACACATAGTTTTCAGCATCATCACCATCACTGTACGCGAACTCCGGTAAAGTTGCTGGCCGCCATACATTGACGTCCTGTTCAAAAACAAAACCATTGTTTTCCAGAATTTGGTGAACTTTACTCGGTTTCAAATTTAATTCTCGCATTTAAATCAGCCAAACCAGTGAATG is part of the Gibbsiella quercinecans genome and encodes:
- a CDS encoding HAD family hydrolase — encoded protein: MMKKDTKGDYGQGAERLNMDALSNAIDKASVISFDFFDTLFVRPLTHPEDAFDLLGIQFNIADFKAQRRKAQAEAFRQMTKDGRKEITLQNIYDKFPLPQHQRDAIQQAEYSLELELVQPNKELFPLFQQLVASEKTVVITSDMYFSANFFVDVLKRYGLEQVPLFISADRNATKRDSGELFDSVVSACGVVASQVLHIGDNYLADVQRPQERGLAAFHYVRDVAYLGDKKQCIATSMAQGLLNTDDAEKITPGTFQALGYQFGGPANFGFLHWITQQAKQDAVDVVLFVSRDGYALERLAKNYCADQLPEFHYFLGSRIAFNLALITEENFEQNIPFLLSGSVGLSPGELFERIGVCPPADAVLQNLGIDPQRRISIEDHEVLGQLMFGYRSEIMKVCSRNRRGLFMYLCQSGVKAGNKIALVDVGWNGTTQEAFELAVCPIIDIDVVGYYFCLADTPERQRRSRTLHMKAMVNKESTSSSIVDSVYENRVAVEMFFSAPHNTIIGYRPNGLSVEVVGDPGRAKATGHEQFNLAINEGIDMFAESFTQQQKRLNVSLTPLQTVAPIIELVSNAQWRTNPLIGQIENFDSWGSSRNQVVRFADYFTN
- a CDS encoding glycosyltransferase, which produces MRELNLKPSKVHQILENNGFVFEQDVNVWRPATLPEFAYSDGDDAENYVLDAVTHADDLSVNSLELAAKMKDWPSTYHLTSRRSNLLKPFRQWFAGKRILEIGCGCGAITRFLAECGAQVVSVEGSFRRAQIARQRCRDLPNVDVICSPSDILPDLGAFDGVMLIGVLEYARMFLGKNGQNTLLDFCRQRLVKDGKLFVAIENKLGIKYFAGANEDHVGQPMFGINNSYTESSVATFGRHELLTLLNQNGFIDTQEYIPLPDYKLPVSIVTPIGWRRYSHELSQLAIESSNKDIQGVPENLFSVEQGTRNAWSNGLAVDLANSFLVVASQQTQLELTPGVAAYHYSDGRLPEFNKITTFEVVSDGELVVNSVPLVQDEHEGAALQRIKSVDAFYSGNSLWLDLVDIVNRPDWSLTQVALWAKEWIDSLLSMAKATTDYDKDFLLKSHYQDAMPFNAIRQKDNSVVFFDLEWHAQQDITLGYAIFRGIFHSLLRLTSVAYSQHLSSSNIVDISYAVVREIGFAIEPEDLKKYLDQESEFMASIENKDSHNIYEVLTALELPMRIASVGALKNQLTHIQDEYLRSETQLAIKDDEVRKTMELIDGLKDDVSSLQKEIETMHSEKFHDQISAKDAQIAALQHNIEVMEQHIAQQTRLLAEYEHQVWQILHSSSWKLSAPLRVMGRRVPVFLRKPTRLVFHRLFYIGQRCKLNVGKILHATKRVGNRGLAAVSCHPLMAPVKRNVREFARSLYYRLPEGYKGRLLRLAMKLKPSWFLHHPAYSSVAATHSVDRATPATFISHHRDGMYHFAKHPDEYVYIPTQRPYDLEEQLNNMQQRPRFSIIVPIYNTPLDLLEKMVNSVRSQWYSDWQLILANDASPLEETKKALDAFNDPKIKVIHMEKNQGIAGATNVAIDNADGDFIVFLDHDDELTDDCLYELALCINREDPDFIYSDEDKFTPDGDYSQPHFKPDWSPDTMMGTMYTCHVACVRLSVAKAVGGLRSEFNGCQDWDFILRLTEITHRISHIPKILYHWRIIPASVASDMTAKPYVLAASRAVRESALERRGLKGTVEELPNYPGYFRVNYALRDNACISIIVPTRDNHVVLKRCIESILDKTAYRNFEIIIVDNGSKDAGTLAYLEMVSAKEQISVVRHDAPFNFSELNNLGSRQAKGELLLFLNDDTEVLHADWLERMGGYAQLSHVGAVGAKLLYGDGATMQHAGVINLQNGPMHAYMHSHKDIPGYFLRNQIEYNWLIVTGACLMVERRKFEQVGGFNEQFPVAYNDVDLCMRLCEAGLYNVMCQSVTLIHHESVSRGLDHMDQEKVARLQRELGQLNALHPHFFQYDPFYNVNFAPNSACFEIRK